The Amylolactobacillus amylophilus DSM 20533 = JCM 1125 genome contains a region encoding:
- a CDS encoding amino acid ABC transporter permease, which produces MDFKYLGEIFPALMNGTLMTLNIFVVTLVISIPLGLLLAVILRSKIKILEAVIQAFIWLMRGTPLLLQLIVVFYGLPLIGLVFERYTAAIFAFTLNYAAYFAEIFRGGFASIDGGQVEAAKMLRFTKWQTLRYITLPQMLKNVVPALGNEVINLVKDSSLVYVIGLGDLLRAGNIAMARDVTLLPLVGVGLIYLLLIGLLTFSLKRLEQKFSYYR; this is translated from the coding sequence ATGGATTTTAAATACTTAGGTGAAATTTTCCCTGCGTTGATGAACGGGACCTTGATGACGTTAAACATCTTCGTCGTGACCCTGGTAATCTCGATTCCGTTAGGTTTACTGCTGGCGGTAATTTTGCGATCGAAAATCAAGATTCTAGAAGCTGTTATCCAGGCCTTTATCTGGTTGATGCGGGGCACGCCGCTGTTGCTCCAATTAATTGTCGTCTTCTATGGGCTACCGCTCATCGGGCTCGTTTTTGAACGGTATACGGCAGCAATCTTCGCCTTCACGTTAAACTACGCAGCCTACTTTGCCGAAATCTTTCGTGGTGGCTTCGCCAGTATCGATGGTGGTCAGGTAGAGGCCGCGAAGATGCTAAGGTTTACTAAATGGCAGACATTACGCTATATTACCTTACCTCAGATGCTGAAGAATGTTGTGCCAGCACTAGGGAATGAGGTAATTAACTTGGTGAAGGACTCTAGTTTGGTCTACGTCATCGGTTTAGGCGATTTGCTGCGTGCAGGAAATATCGCTATGGCAAGAGATGTTACGCTGCTTCCCCTCGTTGGTGTAGGTTTAATCTATTTGTTGTTGATAGGTCTGTTAACGTTCTCGTTGAAGCGTCTGGAACAGAAGTTTAGTTATTACCGTTAG
- a CDS encoding amino acid ABC transporter substrate-binding protein — translation MKNKIIGILTLFGTLLLLTGCGLTRDLKQVNAGQETIIVGLDETFVPMGFRAKNGELTGFDIDLAQAVSKQIKQKIAFQPIDWDMKETELKNGTIDLIWNGYSKTPAREKSVLFSQSYLSNSQVVITRKKSNITKIADLTGKKVGLQQGSSGQMLYDEKPQLLKQRVKETVLYDTFNNAFLDLKAGRIDAIMGDSIYINYYVRESGEKEQYQLVETPFMPETFAIGMRPQDQQLKGRIDAALKSLEANGTMTKLSERWFQEDLSIPEK, via the coding sequence ATGAAAAACAAAATTATTGGTATCTTAACGTTATTCGGCACCCTCTTATTACTCACCGGCTGTGGGTTGACGCGTGATCTTAAACAGGTAAATGCTGGCCAAGAAACAATCATCGTCGGGCTGGATGAGACGTTTGTGCCAATGGGTTTTCGGGCGAAGAATGGTGAATTGACTGGCTTCGACATCGACTTAGCGCAGGCCGTGAGCAAGCAGATTAAGCAAAAAATTGCTTTTCAGCCGATCGATTGGGACATGAAAGAGACTGAGCTGAAGAATGGGACGATTGACCTTATCTGGAACGGCTACAGTAAGACGCCTGCCCGGGAGAAATCGGTGCTGTTCAGCCAGTCATACCTCAGTAATTCACAGGTTGTGATTACCAGAAAGAAGAGTAATATCACTAAGATAGCTGACCTGACGGGGAAGAAGGTTGGTCTGCAACAGGGTTCATCCGGACAGATGCTCTACGATGAGAAGCCCCAGTTGTTGAAACAACGGGTAAAGGAGACGGTCCTCTACGATACCTTCAACAATGCGTTCCTGGACCTTAAGGCTGGGCGAATCGACGCAATCATGGGCGACAGCATTTACATTAATTATTATGTTCGTGAATCTGGTGAGAAGGAGCAGTATCAGCTGGTTGAAACACCATTTATGCCAGAAACTTTCGCTATTGGGATGCGGCCACAGGATCAGCAGTTGAAGGGGCGGATCGATGCTGCACTCAAAAGCTTGGAGGCAAATGGCACGATGACCAAATTAAGCGAGCGCTGGTTCCAAGAAGATCTGTCGATCCCAGAAAAGTAG
- a CDS encoding metal ABC transporter ATP-binding protein has translation MENILEVHDLGMTFDNQVVFSGLNFQLTPGSKTAILGENGSGKTTLIRIIMGILTPTSGSITLGDVDNRPIKIGYVPQFRNIDKDYPLSLRSFIELNAPLVKNAAYKKRVADVLAKTELTEISDYRLGRASGGQKQRAYLAQALLEQPDLIILDEATASLDPVAKETLLNVLDKLNKSEGLTILFTTHDIPLAHEHMDDYVFFDSGEITTGKMRDFNEREVLD, from the coding sequence TTGGAGAATATTCTAGAGGTACACGATTTAGGAATGACATTCGATAATCAGGTGGTCTTCAGTGGGCTAAACTTCCAGTTGACACCTGGTTCAAAGACGGCGATTCTGGGCGAGAATGGTTCTGGTAAGACGACGCTGATTCGGATTATCATGGGGATCTTGACGCCAACTAGTGGCTCGATTACCCTGGGCGATGTGGACAACCGACCGATCAAGATTGGTTACGTACCCCAATTTCGTAACATTGATAAGGACTATCCCTTGTCGTTACGCAGTTTCATCGAACTGAATGCCCCTTTGGTGAAGAATGCTGCCTACAAAAAGCGCGTTGCAGATGTACTAGCAAAGACGGAGCTCACAGAAATTTCTGACTACCGTTTAGGCCGAGCCAGTGGGGGTCAGAAACAGCGCGCGTATCTGGCTCAGGCACTTTTAGAGCAGCCAGATTTAATCATCTTAGATGAGGCGACTGCTAGCCTAGATCCCGTTGCGAAAGAGACTCTGCTAAACGTTCTAGACAAGCTCAACAAATCAGAAGGGTTGACGATTCTCTTCACAACACACGACATACCACTCGCCCATGAGCACATGGATGACTACGTGTTCTTCGATAGTGGGGAGATTACGACGGGTAAAATGAGAGATTTCAATGAACGTGAGGTGTTAGATTAA
- a CDS encoding metal ABC transporter permease has translation MFAYDFMRYAFLASTFIAITTGVVGVFVVARNLSFLAHTLSEIGFAGAAFAVFLGISPLWGMLLFTLLGSVGVGGLSLRTTQKESSISAISALFIGLGILFLSISSSSSRYATSILFGSIIGVDLSGVTRLVILSVVVLFIIAIFYRGLKFTSFDYLGAQAHRLKTNMLSVIFLIVLAMSVSVGSQIVGSMLVFILLTLPASTAKFLGKTVPQMIAWSVGLALAGVWGGLLLGYLTNLPVTFFISAIEVIFYLIVYVYHLKHN, from the coding sequence ATGTTTGCATATGATTTCATGCGGTACGCATTTCTAGCCAGCACATTTATTGCCATCACCACCGGGGTTGTAGGTGTCTTCGTTGTCGCCCGTAACCTGAGCTTTCTGGCACATACACTTTCCGAGATTGGCTTTGCCGGGGCAGCCTTTGCGGTTTTTCTCGGTATTTCACCGTTGTGGGGGATGCTGTTGTTTACGCTGCTAGGCTCGGTTGGCGTCGGTGGATTGAGCCTCAGGACCACGCAGAAGGAGTCTTCAATTAGTGCAATTTCTGCTCTGTTCATTGGCCTCGGAATCCTCTTCCTCTCAATCTCTTCGTCAAGTAGTCGCTACGCTACGAGTATTCTCTTTGGTAGTATCATCGGCGTTGATTTATCTGGCGTAACCCGCCTCGTGATTCTGTCAGTGGTAGTACTGTTCATTATCGCAATCTTCTACCGCGGCTTGAAATTCACGTCGTTTGACTATCTGGGGGCACAGGCGCATAGACTGAAAACGAACATGCTGAGCGTGATCTTCTTGATCGTGCTGGCAATGAGTGTGAGCGTGGGCTCACAAATAGTCGGTTCGATGTTAGTCTTCATCCTCCTGACTTTACCTGCTTCAACCGCAAAGTTCTTAGGTAAAACGGTACCGCAGATGATTGCCTGGTCAGTTGGGCTTGCGCTGGCCGGTGTCTGGGGGGGACTGCTACTCGGCTACTTGACTAACCTACCTGTCACGTTCTTCATCTCCGCCATCGAAGTAATCTTCTATTTAATTGTTTATGTCTATCATCTCAAACATAACTAG